From the genome of Anaerolineae bacterium:
TATTTTATTAATTAATCCATCGATTAAATCTTCTGCGGCTTGAAGATCGCTGGCTGAATTAAATTGTGACTCCAACTCTTGTAGTAGATTGTTATATATTGATACGGTCTTCGAGATTGACTCATAATTTATATGGGGCCTGGAATAAAGCTGGTCTTTGAAAAAATAATTTGCCGGTCCTGATGAGGATTTTAGCCTGAAAGGCCAATTAATCTTTAAATTTAAAAGCCTTCTCACAGTTTTGAGGCATCCGTTATTTTTTAACAGGCTGTTTGCTGTTAATGGCCGATTAAGACGATTTTCAATTTCTTCAAAAATTGTGTTTAATAATTTTGTTTCAGTAATTACAAGTCCATAACCATACCAATTAATTGCTGTTTCGCGAACGATCTTTTTGAAAACCGCTGGAAGACCATAGTATGTAGGGCAGAAGTAAACCCTGCATGCCATGCTTCCATAAAAACTTAGCCCCCTGAAATCTATACCTTTATTTTCGTCAAGCAGGGGGTGTAAGAGACAACCAACGCGTGAACGTTCTTTCCCCACCAGGCCGATATAAGGGCAATGATGAAACTCGGGGAAAGGCCTTTTTTGCGGTTCTCTATCTTCGACCTCCTCCTTGAAGGCGAGTATGGCGTCCATATCTCGCTTAACGTGCAGGAAAGAATCGGTGCGCCATGTAAGCATTTCCATTATAGATTCGTACGATGGATCGGCAACATTGTATAAACCGCAGCATGCTCCACAGGAAATTCTTTCATTAACCTGACAAAGGTAAATTCCACCAGGCACCTGATTGTCATTAGTGTTGGAAAAAGGCATCAATAGAGACCTGTCATGGTTTTTTAATGCGTTCGCTATTGCAATTCAATCTCTTAAATTAAATCAGCCATAATATCAAGAGGCTTCACTCAAACCGCAAAACTATCATAAGTCATCTGATTTATGATAGTAAAGATTGTTAATTTCATAAATATGTCTATAATAAGCATTGTTTTGATGAGGGTTATATGAAATCGTTTAATTTTAAATCCGCTATAGTTCAAACCGGCCTTGAAAGCTTTATCAAGAGCCCGCCCGGATGGATAAAAGAAAACCGTCTGGGTCTTTTAAGTAATCCTGCCTCGGTTGACAGAAGGCTTTTTCATGCCCGTGAATTGATAAGCAAACAATTTCCCGGCCGGCTTGCGGCATTATTTGCTCCGCAGCATGGGTTTTTTGCGGAAAAACAGGATAACATGATCGAGTCTGATGATATAATCGATCCCTTGTTGAAAGTTCCTGTTTTCAGCCTTTACGGCAAAAGCAGAGTTCCGACTAAAGAAATGTTCGATTTGATCGATATTCTTATTATTGACCTGCAGGATGCCGGAACACGTGTTTATACTTTTATTTACACCATGGCTTTTTGCCTTGAAGCTGCCAAAAGGTTCGGCAAAAAGGTGCTGGTTCTTGACAGGCCGAATCCCATAAACGGCTTAATGGTAGAAGGGAACTGTTTGTCTCCTGAATGTGCGTCATTTGTCGGGCAATATCCGATACCCATGCGATATGGATTAACTATCGGTGAACTTTCCCTTATGGTTAACAATTATTTTGGAATCGGATGCGATTTGGAGATTATTCCCATGAAAGGGTGGCGCAGAAATATGTATTTCCAGGATACAGGCCTTCCATGGATCGCGCCGTCACCGAATCTTCCAACACCTGTAT
Proteins encoded in this window:
- a CDS encoding DUF1343 domain-containing protein yields the protein MKSFNFKSAIVQTGLESFIKSPPGWIKENRLGLLSNPASVDRRLFHARELISKQFPGRLAALFAPQHGFFAEKQDNMIESDDIIDPLLKVPVFSLYGKSRVPTKEMFDLIDILIIDLQDAGTRVYTFIYTMAFCLEAAKRFGKKVLVLDRPNPINGLMVEGNCLSPECASFVGQYPIPMRYGLTIGELSLMVNNYFGIGCDLEIIPMKGWRRNMYFQDTGLPWIAPSPNLPTPVSAMVYPGQVLWEGTNVSEGRGTTQPFELFGAPFIDTEKVLSSLGSGGLPGVALRQTVFEPTSNKWRENPCNGFQIHIIEPNKYLPYITTLRLLQSVIFHHRDRFKWKLPPYEYEFERIPIDLITGDKEIRRQIENFDDIDEIAASWKDDLDEFVKISRRFYLYSE